The following proteins are encoded in a genomic region of Candidatus Cloacimonadota bacterium:
- a CDS encoding DUF3164 family protein, whose protein sequence is MDDKKTPQNPPKNPPKKTADRTKTDALGQNVPISIIKPEILKQDAIVSKTINRVKKLQERIISDKARLFEDVELFLQEIAKKNGLSWKGNAILNSFDGKYRVEIRFKEHIQFGIELQLAKQKIDECLKAWSADSNVNLRAIITEAFQVDKKGEIAKHRILALRKYNIKDAKWKEAMELIDKAIRVVSTKQYVSFYERDEYGEYKQIILNFTAL, encoded by the coding sequence ATGGACGACAAGAAAACACCCCAGAATCCGCCTAAGAACCCGCCCAAGAAGACGGCTGACCGTACCAAGACCGATGCCCTGGGACAGAACGTACCCATCAGCATCATCAAACCGGAAATCCTCAAGCAGGATGCCATCGTAAGTAAGACCATCAACCGGGTCAAGAAGCTGCAAGAGCGCATCATCAGTGACAAAGCCCGTCTCTTTGAGGATGTGGAGCTATTCCTGCAGGAGATCGCCAAGAAGAACGGACTCTCCTGGAAGGGTAATGCCATCCTCAACAGCTTTGATGGCAAGTACCGGGTAGAGATCAGATTCAAAGAGCATATCCAGTTCGGGATCGAACTGCAGCTTGCCAAGCAGAAGATCGATGAGTGCCTTAAAGCCTGGTCTGCAGATTCCAATGTCAATCTGCGGGCTATCATCACCGAAGCTTTCCAGGTCGATAAGAAAGGCGAGATCGCCAAGCACCGCATCCTTGCCCTGCGTAAGTACAATATCAAAGACGCCAAGTGGAAGGAAGCGATGGAACTGATCGACAAAGCTATCAGAGTCGTCTCGACCAAGCAGTATGTATCCTTCTACGAGAGAGATGAGTATGGTGAGTACAAACAGATCATCCTCAACTTCACAGCTCTATGA
- a CDS encoding helix-turn-helix domain-containing protein has product MASMNNNAAEEIKAMNIFKDERNYRTDEIADILRVDRSSVYRWIRDILDPLPAFRTKENGQLRCSGRDLNEYLESHKVRPEYE; this is encoded by the coding sequence ATGGCATCTATGAATAACAATGCAGCAGAGGAGATCAAAGCAATGAACATCTTCAAAGATGAACGCAACTACAGAACGGATGAGATAGCTGATATCCTCCGGGTTGACCGCTCCAGTGTTTACCGCTGGATACGTGACATCCTTGATCCTCTGCCTGCTTTCCGCACCAAGGAAAACGGACAGTTACGATGCTCCGGCAGAGACTTGAATGAGTATCTGGAAAGCCACAAGGTAAGACCTGAGTATGAGTAA